One part of the Acidobacteriota bacterium genome encodes these proteins:
- a CDS encoding flagellar hook-associated protein 3 encodes MRVNPNLTPDLLAALNSTRQTTQDALLQLASGRRVNQPSDDPSASAILVQNHDQTVFTNRYVQSLGSIQGQFQTADSALSSIVLTLTNAITLGVEAANGPLNDANRAAIVVELQGIQAQLVSLGNTSFEGSPLFAGTKTSSPPFVLDNTVPSGVRYDGNDSVNNVQIGDGYQIAANKPGSQLFTAPGHDVFLALNGLIQAVQSNTGYDTAITSLRDSFDNISSQRVFYGNTLNQAQAQITNLGNTKVQLSQQENTLASADIESAASRLVNSQAATNATLAAIGKISQVSLFDFLK; translated from the coding sequence ATGCGCGTCAATCCAAACCTCACACCCGACCTGCTCGCAGCCCTGAATTCTACGCGGCAGACCACGCAGGACGCGCTGCTGCAACTCGCTTCCGGCAGAAGAGTGAATCAGCCTTCGGACGATCCTTCTGCGTCCGCAATTCTCGTCCAGAATCACGACCAAACCGTCTTCACAAACCGTTATGTTCAGAGCCTGGGCTCCATTCAAGGCCAATTTCAGACCGCGGATTCCGCCCTCAGTTCCATAGTCCTGACTCTCACCAACGCCATCACGCTCGGGGTGGAAGCCGCAAATGGCCCGCTGAACGATGCCAACCGGGCTGCAATTGTCGTGGAACTGCAAGGCATCCAGGCACAACTGGTTTCACTCGGGAACACTTCGTTCGAGGGATCGCCGCTCTTTGCCGGAACGAAAACAAGTTCACCGCCGTTTGTCCTTGACAATACCGTTCCCTCCGGCGTCCGTTACGACGGCAACGACAGCGTTAACAACGTGCAAATCGGAGACGGATACCAGATTGCCGCCAACAAGCCGGGCTCACAACTCTTTACCGCTCCCGGCCATGACGTCTTCCTGGCTTTGAACGGGCTGATCCAAGCCGTCCAGTCGAACACTGGATACGACACAGCCATCACTTCGTTGCGCGATTCCTTCGACAACATTTCGAGCCAGCGCGTTTTCTATGGAAACACTCTGAACCAGGCGCAGGCGCAAATCACCAACCTGGGCAACACAAAAGTGCAACTCAGCCAGCAGGAAAACACCTTGGCCTCCGCTGACATCGAGTCGGCCGCCAGCCGCCTCGTCAATTCGCAGGCCGCAACCAACGCCACGTTAGCCGCCATCGGGAAGATTTCACAGGTGAGTTTGTTTGATTTTCTGAAGTAA
- a CDS encoding alpha/beta hydrolase — protein sequence MASKPAGIAAFQDAALTPSVRGFLHSPANPNGNALVLAHGAGSNCNAPLLIALAESFAARGYAVLRCDLPFRQDRRTGPPFPGNAERDRAGLRNAVGAMRELYSGRLFLGGHSYGGRQSTMLCAAEPDLVAGLLLLSYPLHPPRKPEQMRTQHLPDLRTSSIFVHGTRDPFGSIEEMEKALQLAPGRKELLAVEGAGHDLGFSGKKSAQELPDRVFRAWVAMFPEIPVSAGDQSPDLLQKIKQTHL from the coding sequence ATGGCTTCGAAACCAGCTGGCATAGCGGCATTTCAGGATGCCGCGCTCACTCCTTCCGTTCGTGGATTTCTGCACTCACCAGCGAATCCGAACGGTAACGCGTTGGTGCTCGCCCACGGCGCGGGATCAAATTGCAATGCTCCGCTGCTGATTGCGTTGGCGGAATCGTTTGCGGCACGCGGATATGCCGTCTTGCGCTGCGACCTCCCATTTCGACAAGATCGTCGCACAGGCCCGCCGTTTCCCGGCAATGCAGAACGCGACCGCGCCGGTCTGCGCAATGCCGTGGGCGCGATGCGCGAGTTGTATTCAGGGAGATTGTTCCTCGGCGGCCATTCTTATGGGGGCCGCCAATCGACGATGCTCTGTGCTGCCGAACCGGATCTCGTTGCCGGACTCCTGCTGCTCTCGTATCCATTACACCCACCGCGCAAGCCGGAACAGATGCGAACGCAGCATCTGCCTGACTTGCGAACATCGAGTATCTTTGTACACGGCACGCGGGATCCGTTCGGAAGCATTGAAGAAATGGAAAAGGCGTTGCAGTTGGCGCCCGGACGCAAGGAATTGTTGGCGGTAGAAGGTGCCGGGCACGATTTGGGATTTTCCGGCAAGAAATCCGCGCAGGAACTGCCAGATCGCGTGTTCAGGGCGTGGGTCGCGATGTTTCCGGAGATACCAGTGTCTGCTGGCGACCAGTCCCCGGACTTACTTCAGAAAATCAAACAAACTCACCTGTGA